DNA from Alphaproteobacteria bacterium:
TTTTGCAGACGAATCATCGGCAGCAGGGGCATTAACGATGGATCCTGCATTGCGTGACACTTCTGCTTTCATGGATGTGATTTTTTGCCCCAACGATGCCGCCAGACTTGAATCAACGGCAGCCTCTTTATCGACGGTTTCCCGAATGCCAGGCGCAGCGGCTTGTTGTTCATTCGCCCGCGTTAGCAAAATTTTCTCCCCCGGCGTACCGGTGGCAATTTTTGGCGTCACTTCCTGGCCAAATAAAACTTTTTGTGCCTGAGCCTGTTCTGCGCCAGATGTCCCACCCGGAGCGGCGACCCCCTCAACAGGTGGGCGAAGTCTATAATCCTTTGGAACGCTTAAGGGTGGATTATCGGACACTTTGAATTCATCTGGTTGATAATGGTCCAAGCCGAACGTATTTCGCAAGCCATCACAACCCGTTGTCCCTGCTAAAATAAAGAGAAAGAATACCCACGAACAAGCCTTTTGAAACATTCCATTTCCTCCATAAATTATTGTCATGAGGGGATTTATGCAAAACCACCCACCCTTTATATAGTACAGGATTTTCCCAAAGAAGAAAGATCTGTTTTTTAAGGCCGCTTATCAGTTCTAGAAAAAAGCCCAAGACCCACGATTGCATCAAGGGCCGTACCTGAATCCGCCCCCGTTGCGCACAGACCAACAATTGCACCCTCTGGAATGCATAATGATAAAAGATCCAGCATGGAATCAGCGGCACTTTCATCGTCTTTATAACGAATCCAAACCTCGGCATCATGGTCGCGCACGCAGTTCAGCAGTGCTGCACATGGGCGCGCATGCAACCCATTTTGTGCAATGACGACTGCATCAATCCATATTTTATGTGTTGGCACTGGATTCTGGGCTTTATCGGGCTTGCAAGAAATTGGATGCCACGCGGATATGGTTGCGACCGGCCTCTTGTGCTTGATCGACCGCATCGGCCAATGTAACAGAGGATCGTATTGAGATAATCTTAATAAGCATGGGCAAATTAACCCCAGCGATGACCTCTACCCGATCCAAACCCAAAACAGAAATCGCCAAATTTGTTGGCGTCCCCCCGAACAAATCCGTTAATAAAATAACACCTTTTCCCTGATCAACAGATTCTATGGCATTCAGTATATTTTGTCTTTGTTGATCCATATCATCGCCTGGATGAATACAAATCGGTTCTATATGTGCCTGCATCCCGGCAATATATTCCATTGACGAAACAAATGCTTTCGCTAGGTCCCCATGGGTCACCAATACAA
Protein-coding regions in this window:
- a CDS encoding HPr family phosphocarrier protein, coding for MPTHKIWIDAVVIAQNGLHARPCAALLNCVRDHDAEVWIRYKDDESAADSMLDLLSLCIPEGAIVGLCATGADSGTALDAIVGLGLFSRTDKRP
- a CDS encoding PTS sugar transporter subunit IIA, with product MIGLVLVTHGDLAKAFVSSMEYIAGMQAHIEPICIHPGDDMDQQRQNILNAIESVDQGKGVILLTDLFGGTPTNLAISVLGLDRVEVIAGVNLPMLIKIISIRSSVTLADAVDQAQEAGRNHIRVASNFLQAR
- a CDS encoding DUF3035 domain-containing protein, translated to MFQKACSWVFFLFILAGTTGCDGLRNTFGLDHYQPDEFKVSDNPPLSVPKDYRLRPPVEGVAAPGGTSGAEQAQAQKVLFGQEVTPKIATGTPGEKILLTRANEQQAAAPGIRETVDKEAAVDSSLAASLGQKITSMKAEVSRNAGSIVNAPAADDSSAKNAAS